The Campylobacter sp. CN_NE2 region AATTTCACAATATCGTAAAAGTCGATGATGAGTATAAATATGCGCTCATTTTTGGCGGCGATACGAGCGAGCTTTATATGCTTTCACGCACAAAAACTATGCCTGAGATGATAAAGGCAGTTTATACCAGCTATGCCGCTAAAATGGGCTATAACACAGATAAAATCGTTTGGACGACACACGAATGATAAAAGAAGATAATTTTTGCGAACTTTTGTTGCCGTATGAGAGCTACAAGGGCAAATTTGACGAGATCCAAACGGCAAATCCTGCAAATATCACAACTGTTGCGCTTGGCAACTTCGACGGAATTCATCTAGGACATAAAAAACTTTTTGCAAATATCGGCGAAAATGGCGCAGCTGTGGTGATTTTGAAAGATTATTATAAGCTAACTCCGTTTCGAGCAAGGGAAAAATTTACAGATTTGCCGATTTTTTATTTTGATTTGCACGACATAAAAAACCTTGAAGGTGACGAATTTGTCGCACTTTTACGCAATAAATTTCCAAATTTAACTAAAATCGTAGTCGGAGATGATTTTAAATTCGGCAAGGATCGTAAATTTGATACCGAGTTTTTGAAAAATCGTTTCAAAGGCACGACAACCATCATCGACGAAGTCTGTATTGACGGCACGGGAGTGCATACGACTGTCATTAAGATATTTTTGCGAAACGGAAATATAGTTTCTGCAAACCGATTTTTAGGACGAAAATACGAAATCTCGGGCAAAGTCGTAAGCGGTCAGGGTATCGGCAAAAAAGACTTGGTCGCAACGATAAATTTGCAAACTGGGCAGTATTTTCTGCCGTGCGATGGCGTGTATGCGACTTTTACGCGTGTCAATGAAAAAATTTACAAAAGCGTCTCTTTTATAGGACACCGAGTTTCGGCTGATGGCGAATTTGCAGTCGAGAGCCACATTTTTGGCAATTTTAACGAAGAAAATTTCAAATTCGCGACTATTTATTTTGTTAAATTTTTGCGTGAAAATAAAAAATTCCACGACTTAACAGAGCTAAAACAACAAATCCTAATCGACATCGAAAACGCAAACAAGGCACTTGAAAACGAAACGATTTGAAAAAAGCAAATTTAAAGGCGAAAAATGAAAGATGAAATTTTTAAAGAACCCATAAAAAAGCAGTTTGAATTTGACAAAAGCGTGGCGAGTGTTTTTGACGATATGATAAGCCGTTCGGTGCCGTTTTATAGGGAGAGTTCAAATTTGATTTGTGATCTTTTATCTCGCATTTTATCGCAAAACGCAAAGTGCGTTGATTTGGGCTGTTCGACAGCTGAGCTTTTATTAAATTTGCACCAAAAAAGAGACGATTTAAACCTTTTTGGCGTGGATAATTCGCCTTCAATGCTAGAAATCGCCGCCGCAAAAGCCACAGCTTACGGCGCAAAAATAAATTTTTCTTGCGAAGATATATTAGAATGCGATTTTAAGAGTGCTGATTGCGTGATTTTAAACTACACTTTGCAGTTTATTCGTCCGATAAAACGGGCAGAATTTATGCGAAAAATTTGCGAAAATTTAAGCGACAACGGCGTGTTTATTTTTAGCGAAAAGCTCGTATATAGCGATAAAACGCTTAGCAAAGAGATGATTGAGATCTATGAAAATTACAAAGAAAATCAGGGTTACTCAAAATACGAAATCGCCGAAAAACGCAAGGCACTAGAAAATGTGCTAATACCTTACACCGAAGATGAAAACAAAACTTTGGCTTTAAATTCAGGTTTTAAAAGCGTAGAAACTATCTTTAAATGGGCGAATTTCGCCGTATTTTTGGCAAGGAAGTAAATTTTCTAAAAAAAATACTTTAAAAACTTTCTCTGAATTTGTAAAAGTTTTTGATTTTAGTAAAAATAATCTTAAATAAAAATTTCTACCAAGTAGTTTTCTGCTACGCTAAAAGTGCTTGGTTCAAACCTAGTGCGTTTTATTATATAATCGCAATTTAAAATCATAAATCAATTTTTTTCGATTAGTAGTGCTATCTTTTCTACAATTCTATCAAAGGTTTTAGTATCTATTTTATCGCAAAATTTAGCATTTCTAGCTACAAAATCCAAGCTTTTGACTTGATCGCTTAGTGCTACGCCGTGAATTTTGTCGCAGTTTATCGCTACTTCAAACGGATAACCTTTTATTTTTGTAGTTATCGGCACAAATAGACACAAACCTGATTTTTCATTGTAAATTTTGGGGCTGATAGCAAGTGCCGGACGAAGACCTTTTTGCTCATGTCCGCTTTGTGGGTCAAATTCAAACCATACTATATCGCCTTTTTCCGGGATATATTTTACCATTCTTTGCCCTTTGTATCGTCAAAACTATCATCTATATTTAGATTTTCTTCTGTGATAGCCGAACATAGAGTTTCTAATCTGTTTTTTTGTTTTGACAAAACGATTTTACCGGCAACCACATCGATATTCATAGGCGAATTTTCTACCAAATTTAATTTTTTTAAAATATAATTTGGTATCCTAATAGCCAAAGAATTTCCCCATTTACTCAGTGTTGCTTCCATTTTCTATCCTTTGTAATGTTTATATAAAGTATATTAAATTTAAAATTAAAATCAACTAAATCTACCTATATAATCTAAAATTCATTTACGACAAATTCATCTGCTTTGTATCCAAAAGTATCGCTCAAACATTTTAAAAGTAGAATTTCTTAAACTAAACTCAAAGAAAAATTTTTGTCTAAGCAGTTTTCGCTACGCTCGAACTGCTTGGTTTTAGGCTCTTCTTAAATTAGTTTTTGCTATAATAAATAAAAGAGCGAAGACGGCTAGAAATAGGTTTTAGGCTCTTCTTAAATTCGTTTTTGCTATAATACAAAAATCCGTCTTGCACGAACGCATTAGGTTTTAGGCTCTTCTTAAATTCGTTTTTGCTATAATGAGAAAAATCCACAATTCTTTGGCGATATTGTTTTAGGCTCTTCTTAAATTCGTTTTTGCTATAATTTTGCGAACTAACACTGAAATAATCAGGATGTTTTAGGCTCTTCTTAAATTCGTTTTTGCTATAATAAGCAAAACAGACAAGGGGGGGCGATGATGAGTTTTAGGCTCTTCTTAAATTCGTTTTTGCTATAATAACCTAATAGCAAAAGCCGATTTAAAGGCAAAAAACGCAAATTTTATGCCAAAAATATCTAAATTTTGGTATAATTGACAAA contains the following coding sequences:
- a CDS encoding bifunctional riboflavin kinase/FAD synthetase; this encodes MIKEDNFCELLLPYESYKGKFDEIQTANPANITTVALGNFDGIHLGHKKLFANIGENGAAVVILKDYYKLTPFRAREKFTDLPIFYFDLHDIKNLEGDEFVALLRNKFPNLTKIVVGDDFKFGKDRKFDTEFLKNRFKGTTTIIDEVCIDGTGVHTTVIKIFLRNGNIVSANRFLGRKYEISGKVVSGQGIGKKDLVATINLQTGQYFLPCDGVYATFTRVNEKIYKSVSFIGHRVSADGEFAVESHIFGNFNEENFKFATIYFVKFLRENKKFHDLTELKQQILIDIENANKALENETI
- the cmoA gene encoding carboxy-S-adenosyl-L-methionine synthase CmoA, coding for MKDEIFKEPIKKQFEFDKSVASVFDDMISRSVPFYRESSNLICDLLSRILSQNAKCVDLGCSTAELLLNLHQKRDDLNLFGVDNSPSMLEIAAAKATAYGAKINFSCEDILECDFKSADCVILNYTLQFIRPIKRAEFMRKICENLSDNGVFIFSEKLVYSDKTLSKEMIEIYENYKENQGYSKYEIAEKRKALENVLIPYTEDENKTLALNSGFKSVETIFKWANFAVFLARK
- the mazF gene encoding endoribonuclease MazF encodes the protein MVKYIPEKGDIVWFEFDPQSGHEQKGLRPALAISPKIYNEKSGLCLFVPITTKIKGYPFEVAINCDKIHGVALSDQVKSLDFVARNAKFCDKIDTKTFDRIVEKIALLIEKN
- a CDS encoding AbrB/MazE/SpoVT family DNA-binding domain-containing protein; this encodes MEATLSKWGNSLAIRIPNYILKKLNLVENSPMNIDVVAGKIVLSKQKNRLETLCSAITEENLNIDDSFDDTKGKEW